The genomic segment TCTAGAATATAGCTCGACAATCAAATGCTCCTCAATAGGTAACTCTATATCTTCTCTTGTTGGCATAGCCATTACTTTACCTTCTAACTTCTCAATATCAGCGTCTAACCACTTAGGTACAGTTACTGCCTTTTCTTTCATTTCTTTAAACTTAGCTGAACTATTGCTCTTTTCCTTTAATACTATAACATCTCCAACATTTACAAGTATTGAAGGAATATTAGCCTTGTGACCATTTAGTGTAAAGTGTCCATGTCTTACTAATTGTCTTGCTTCTTTTCTTGAAGCAGCAAATCCAAGTCTATAAACAACATTATCTAATCTAGTCTCAAGTATGCTTAAGAAGTTTTCACCAGTAATTCCTGGTTGCTTCTCAGCAATAGAGTAATAGTTTCTAAATTGTGTTTCTAAAACCCCATAATATCTCTTAACTTTTTGTTTTTCTCTTAATTGAAGACCATAGTTCGAAACTTTAGTTCTTCTATTTCCATGCTGTCCTGGTGCAGTTCCTCTTCTTGAAACAGCACATTTGTCAGTATAGCATCTTTCACCTTTAAGATATAATTTCATTCCTTCTCTACGACAAAGTCTACAAGACGGTCCTGTATATCTAGCCATTTTCCTTACGCACCTCCTACTCTAAAGTTATACTCTTCTACGCTTTGGTGGTCTACAACCATTATGTGGTATTGGAGTAACATCCTTGATTAAGTTTATTTCTAATCCTGCTGCTTGAAGAGATCTAATAGCTGCTTCTCTTCCAGAACCAGGCCCTTTTACATATACTTCTACAGTTTTTAGTCCATGTTCCATAGCCGCTTTTGCAGCTACTTCACCTGCCATTTGTGCTGCAAATGGAGTAGATTTTCTTGAACCTTTAAAACCGCAGTTTCCTGCTGATGACCAAGAAATAGCATTGCCAGCCATATCAGTAATAGTGATGATTGTATTATTAAAAGTTGACTGGACATGAGCTTGACCTCGCTCTATATTTTTACGTTCACGTTTTTTTCTACGTGTTTTACGTACTTTTTTAGCTGCCATTACTTACCCTCCCTTTCTATTTCTTCTTTTTACGTGATACTGCCCTCTTAGGACCTTTACGTGTTCTAGCATTAGTTTTTGTACTCTGTCCTCTAACTGGAAGACCTTTTCTATGGCGAATACCCCTATAACATCCTATTTCCTTTAATCTTTTGATATTTAGAGATACTTCTCTTCTTAAATCACCTTCAACCGTATATTCATTGTCAATGATATGTCTTAATTTACTTACCTCTTCTTCAGTTAAATCTTTAATTCTAGTATCAAAATTGATACCAGCCTTAGTTAAGATCTCTTGAGATGTTGATTTTCCTATACCAAAAATATAAGTTAATCCAATCTCAGCTCTTTTATCTCTAGGTAAGTCGATACCTGCTATCCTCGCCATTCACTGCACACCTCCTAGGTAAATACTTTATCAATATTTCTGTTTCTGTTTTGATCAAGATACATTTCTGTTTAACTATATTTATAAAATTTTGCAGCCGCTAATATTACTCTCAAACAAATATTATACTAAAGCTTATTAAAAAAAGCTACAAGTAATTTTGAAATTAACCTTGTTTTTGTTTATGTTTAGGATTTTCACAAATTACCATTACTCTACCTTTTCTTTTGATAATTTTACATTTTTCACATATTGGTTTAACTGATGGTCTTACTTTCATAATTTCCCTCCTTCATCACTTGCCGCGCCAAGTAATTCTTCCTCTTGTTAAGTCATACGGAGAAAGTTCCAAGGTAACCATATCACCAGGTAATATTCTTATAAAATTCATTCTAAGTTTTCCAGATATATGGGCTAAAACTTCATGCCCATTTTCAAGCTTAACTTTAAACATAGCATTCGGCAGAGCCTCTACTACAGTTCCCTTAACTTCAATAGCTTCTTTCTTTGCCATTAGGAATCATACCTCCTATATCTGGGTTTTATGAAGTCCCAGTTTTTCAATCTCTCGTCTAAGCATCAAATTACTTATTTTTTTATGTGAACTGTTTCGCTTTTGAATTTCTTCACTAACTATATTGTATTTTACCAAATGTTTGATTTTTTTCTTCTTAGCTTTTTCTGCTTTTCTAAGATCTCCGTCGGCTATTAGTACATATAGATCATCGACTATATCGATAACAACAAAAACTCTATCCTTGTCTCTTCCTGCCTTTGACCTAACTAATTGTCCAATAGCAACTTCCCTAGTACTTTGCAAAATACACACCTCTTTTAATCTTTGATTACAGCTTTGTTAGTATTAAAGGTTCGTCTTCAGTTATTATCACAGATTGTTCATAATGAGCAGATAACTTACTATCCAATGTAACAACAGTCCAATTGTCAGCAAGGGTCTTTACTCTATAGGTTCCTACATTAACCATGGGCTCTATTGCTAAAGCCATTCCCTTACGTAATCTTGGTCCCTTTCCCCCAGGTCCATAATTAGGTATTTGTGGATCTTCGTGCAAATTAGTTCCTATGCCATGTCCAACGTAGTCTCTAACAATTGAAAAGCCGTTATCCTCTACATATCCTTGTATAGCATGGGATATGTCGGATAAACGAAATCCTTCTTTGCAAAACTTTAATCCTTCATAGAAGCTGTTTTTTGTCACCTCAATAAGCTTTAGTGCTTCATCTGAGGCTTCACCCACTGGATGAGTTCTGGCCGCATCGCCATGATAGCCATCAAGAATAGCTCCAATATCTATACTAATAATATCGCCATCTTGAAGTTTTTTTAATCCAGGAATTCCATGTACAACTTCTTCATTTATTGAAGTGCATATACTGGCAGGGAAACCACCATATCCTTTGAAAGCAGGTATTCCTCCAAGGCTTCGAATAGTATCTTCAGCTATTTCATCAAGTTCTTTTGTAGTAATACCGGGTCTTATGTGTTTCTTAAGTTCTTCATGGGTTTTTCCTACTATATTACCTGCTTTACGCATTTTTTCAATTTCACTTTGAGACTTCAAAATAATCATTATTTTTCGCTCCCAAGGGCTGACACTATCTCCTCAAAAACTTTGTCTATATGCTGCTGCCCATCGATATCTTCTATAATTCCTTTACCAGAATAATAATCTATAAGTGGTGCAGTTTCGTTAAGATATACTTGAATTCTTTTAGAAACTGTTTCTTCTTTATCATCATTTCTTTGATAAAGCTCTCCTCCACAGGAATCACATTTGCCTTCATCTTGTGATTTATTGAACTTAATATGATAAGCCAAACCACAATCTCTACAAATTCTTCTTCCTATAGCTCTTTCCACTAATTTTTCTTTATCAACTTTAATGTTTATTACCCTATCAAGGGATATATTCATATTAGTCAATACTTCATCAAGGGCCTTAGCTTGATTTACTGTCCTAGGAAATCCATCTAGCAAAAATCCATTTTTGCAATCTGCTTCCTTTAATCTATCTTCTACTATGGCTACAACTAATTCATCAGGAACTAGTAAGCCTTTATCCATATATTCTTTTGCTTTCTTACCAAGCTCTGTACCTTCTTTGATATTTTTTCTAAAAATATCTCCCGTTGATATATGAGGTACATTGTACTTGCTAATTATTTTAGCTGCTTGTGTTCCTTTACCAGCTCCAGGTGGGCCTAATAATATTAATCTCATTTTACCAACTCCCGGTTAAAGCTAATTTAAGCAATGGGGATTAAATCCCCATGCATCTAATATATAACCATATATAATTAAACTAACTACATAGTATTTCTATTTTAAGAAACCTTGATAGTGTCTCATTACCATCTGAGCTTCAATTTGTTTCATAGTTTCTAGTGCAACACCTACAGCAATAAGAAGTGCCGTACCACCAAATCTGATTTGTAAATCAGTAAAGTTTAATACTAATGTAGGTAATACTGCAATAATCGCTAAGAATACTGCACCAGCTAAAGTCAATCTAGTTAAAGTTTTCTGTAAATATTCTGAGGTCGGTTTACCAGGTCTAATACCAGGTATGAACCCTCCATTTTGCTTCATATTATTTGCTACTTCTACTGGATTAAATGTAACCGCAGTATAGAAGTAAGTAAAGAATATTATTAATAACGCATAAAGAATATTGTATATCCAAATCCCTGGATTCCCAGTTGGAGATAAGAATCTATTTACAAAACTTGAAAATCCTCCACCTTGGAAGAAATAAGTCAATGTAAGTGGAAATTGTAAAAGTGACATTGCAAATATTACTGGTATAACACCAGCTTGATTAACTTTTAGTGGTATATGGGTGCTATGCCCTCCATACATTTTCCTTCCAACAACTCTTTTAGCGTATTGTACAGGAATTTTTCTAGTACCCTGTTGAATTGCTATGACACCGGCTATAACTACTATAGCTACCACACAGAATAGTATTAAAGAAAATATGTTTGCTTCTTTATTCAATACTTTTTGTATAGTTTGATAACCACCAGCAGGTAATCTAGATACTATACCAGCAAAGATTATTAAGGAAATACCATTGCCTATTCCCTTTTCAGTAATTTGCTCTCCTAACCACATTAGGAATGCTGTACCTGCAGTTAATGTGATAACAACTACCGAAACAGCCCAAAAGTCAGTTGATATTAAAGCTCTTCTAAATAAACCAACACTAATACCTATAGCTTGAATAACAGCTAATACTACTGTTCCATATCTAGTATATTGAGCTATTTTCTTTCTACCTTCTTCGCCTTCCTTAGCTAAAGCTTCAAGACTTGGGATGGCTATAGTTAGTAGATTCATAATAATTGAGGAAGTAATGTATGGTGTAATACTTAGTGCAAATATAGTGAATTGTTTAAATGCTCCACCTGATATAAAGTTAAAAAAGCTTAATAGTCCACCTTCGTCAGTGAACATTCCTTTTAAAACTTCCCTATCCATACCAGGAACTGGTATATTTGCTCCTAGTCTGAATATAGCAAACATCATTAAAGTATATAAGATTCTTTTTCTTAAATCTGGTATTTTCCAAGCATTTTTTAGGGTAGATAGCACTTTAAATCACCTCTGCCTTTCCTCCAGCAGCCTCTATCTTTTCTATGGCAGACTGACTGAATTTATGAGCTTTTATAGTTAGCTTCTTCTCAAGTTGTCCGTCTCCAAGTATCTTTACTCCATCATTAAATTTCTTAATCATTCCTGTTTCCTTAAGTAATTCTGGAGTTATTACTGTTCCTTCTTCAAATGCATTCAATTCTTCAATATTTACAATTGTCCATTGTTTCTTAAATGGGTAATTTGAAAAACCTCTTTTAGGAATTCTTCTATATAAAGGCATCTGTCCACCTTCAAAACCAGGTCTTGTACCACCACCTGAACGTGAATTCTGTCCATCTTGTCCACGTCCTGCAGTTTTACCTTGTCCAGTAGCAGTACCTCTACCTAATCTTTTTCTGTTTTTCACTGTACCTTTATTAGGTTTTAACTCATGAAGCTTCATAAGCGCACCTCCTTTGCTATATTTCTTCTACCTCTACTAAATGACTAACTTTATGAATCATACCTCTCATTTGAGGATTATCTTGTTTTTCTACTGTCTGTCTAATCTTTCTAAGTCCTAGTGCTTCAATAGTTTTTCTATGAGACGGTTTTGTACCTATTGTACTTTTTACCAAAGTGATTTTAAGTTTGTTAGCCAAGGTGTCCACCCCCCTAACCTAATATTTCTTCAACAGTTTTTCCTCGAAGTTTGGCTACATCTTCAACTGTTTTCAGATTCATTAATCCATTCATAGTAGCATTTACCATGTTTCTTGAATTGTTAGTACCTATAGACTTAGCTCTAACGTCCTTAATTCCAGCAAGTTCTAATACCGCACGTACAGGACCTCCTGCGATAACACCTGTACCTTCGCTAGCTGGCATTAATAATACATTACCGGCACCATAACGTCCGTTAATTTTATGTGGTATTGAAGTTCCAACTCTCGGAACTTTTATTAGATGTTTTTTGGCATTATCTATTGCTTTTCTGATTGCACTTGGAACTTCTTGTGCTTTACCAGTTCCAATGCCCACATAACCATTTTCATCTCCAACTACTACAAGCGCACTAAATCTAAAGTTTCTACCACCTTTAACAACCTTAACAACACGGTTGATAGCAACTACTTTCTCCTTTAGATCAAGCTTGCTAGCATCTATTAATTCACGGCGCATTTATTTCCCTCCTTTTGCTAAAATTGTAATCCAGCTTCTCTAGCTCCTTCAGCTAATTCCTTAATTCTTCCGTGGTATAGATATCCACCTCTATCGAATACTATCTCTTGAATACCTTTTTCTTTAGCTTTTTGTCCAATTAAATTTCCAACAAGCTTAGCTGCTTCTTTATTTCCAGTATTAGCTACCTTTTCTTTGATTTCTTTATCAAGTGATGAAGCAGCAGCAAGTGTAACACCGTTTGTATCATCAATTACTTGTGCATATATATTTTTTGAACTTCTATATACGTTTAATCTTGGACAATCAGGAGTTCCAAACACTTTTTTACGTACTCTACCATGTCTTATTTTTCTTCTTGAATTACTGCTTGGCTTA from the Maledivibacter sp. genome contains:
- the rpsD gene encoding 30S ribosomal protein S4; amino-acid sequence: MARYTGPSCRLCRREGMKLYLKGERCYTDKCAVSRRGTAPGQHGNRRTKVSNYGLQLREKQKVKRYYGVLETQFRNYYSIAEKQPGITGENFLSILETRLDNVVYRLGFAASRKEARQLVRHGHFTLNGHKANIPSILVNVGDVIVLKEKSNSSAKFKEMKEKAVTVPKWLDADIEKLEGKVMAMPTREDIELPIEEHLIVELYSR
- the rpsK gene encoding 30S ribosomal protein S11 translates to MAAKKVRKTRRKKRERKNIERGQAHVQSTFNNTIITITDMAGNAISWSSAGNCGFKGSRKSTPFAAQMAGEVAAKAAMEHGLKTVEVYVKGPGSGREAAIRSLQAAGLEINLIKDVTPIPHNGCRPPKRRRV
- the rpsM gene encoding 30S ribosomal protein S13, coding for MARIAGIDLPRDKRAEIGLTYIFGIGKSTSQEILTKAGINFDTRIKDLTEEEVSKLRHIIDNEYTVEGDLRREVSLNIKRLKEIGCYRGIRHRKGLPVRGQSTKTNARTRKGPKRAVSRKKKK
- the rpmJ gene encoding 50S ribosomal protein L36 — protein: MKVRPSVKPICEKCKIIKRKGRVMVICENPKHKQKQG
- the infA gene encoding translation initiation factor IF-1, producing MAKKEAIEVKGTVVEALPNAMFKVKLENGHEVLAHISGKLRMNFIRILPGDMVTLELSPYDLTRGRITWRGK
- a CDS encoding KOW domain-containing RNA-binding protein, with amino-acid sequence MQSTREVAIGQLVRSKAGRDKDRVFVVIDIVDDLYVLIADGDLRKAEKAKKKKIKHLVKYNIVSEEIQKRNSSHKKISNLMLRREIEKLGLHKTQI
- the map gene encoding type I methionyl aminopeptidase; the encoded protein is MIILKSQSEIEKMRKAGNIVGKTHEELKKHIRPGITTKELDEIAEDTIRSLGGIPAFKGYGGFPASICTSINEEVVHGIPGLKKLQDGDIISIDIGAILDGYHGDAARTHPVGEASDEALKLIEVTKNSFYEGLKFCKEGFRLSDISHAIQGYVEDNGFSIVRDYVGHGIGTNLHEDPQIPNYGPGGKGPRLRKGMALAIEPMVNVGTYRVKTLADNWTVVTLDSKLSAHYEQSVIITEDEPLILTKL
- a CDS encoding adenylate kinase; the protein is MRLILLGPPGAGKGTQAAKIISKYNVPHISTGDIFRKNIKEGTELGKKAKEYMDKGLLVPDELVVAIVEDRLKEADCKNGFLLDGFPRTVNQAKALDEVLTNMNISLDRVINIKVDKEKLVERAIGRRICRDCGLAYHIKFNKSQDEGKCDSCGGELYQRNDDKEETVSKRIQVYLNETAPLIDYYSGKGIIEDIDGQQHIDKVFEEIVSALGSEK
- the secY gene encoding preprotein translocase subunit SecY; this translates as MLSTLKNAWKIPDLRKRILYTLMMFAIFRLGANIPVPGMDREVLKGMFTDEGGLLSFFNFISGGAFKQFTIFALSITPYITSSIIMNLLTIAIPSLEALAKEGEEGRKKIAQYTRYGTVVLAVIQAIGISVGLFRRALISTDFWAVSVVVITLTAGTAFLMWLGEQITEKGIGNGISLIIFAGIVSRLPAGGYQTIQKVLNKEANIFSLILFCVVAIVVIAGVIAIQQGTRKIPVQYAKRVVGRKMYGGHSTHIPLKVNQAGVIPVIFAMSLLQFPLTLTYFFQGGGFSSFVNRFLSPTGNPGIWIYNILYALLIIFFTYFYTAVTFNPVEVANNMKQNGGFIPGIRPGKPTSEYLQKTLTRLTLAGAVFLAIIAVLPTLVLNFTDLQIRFGGTALLIAVGVALETMKQIEAQMVMRHYQGFLK
- the rplO gene encoding 50S ribosomal protein L15 → MKLHELKPNKGTVKNRKRLGRGTATGQGKTAGRGQDGQNSRSGGGTRPGFEGGQMPLYRRIPKRGFSNYPFKKQWTIVNIEELNAFEEGTVITPELLKETGMIKKFNDGVKILGDGQLEKKLTIKAHKFSQSAIEKIEAAGGKAEVI
- the rpmD gene encoding 50S ribosomal protein L30, producing MANKLKITLVKSTIGTKPSHRKTIEALGLRKIRQTVEKQDNPQMRGMIHKVSHLVEVEEI
- the rpsE gene encoding 30S ribosomal protein S5 translates to MRRELIDASKLDLKEKVVAINRVVKVVKGGRNFRFSALVVVGDENGYVGIGTGKAQEVPSAIRKAIDNAKKHLIKVPRVGTSIPHKINGRYGAGNVLLMPASEGTGVIAGGPVRAVLELAGIKDVRAKSIGTNNSRNMVNATMNGLMNLKTVEDVAKLRGKTVEEILG
- the rplR gene encoding 50S ribosomal protein L18 yields the protein MITKPSSNSRRKIRHGRVRKKVFGTPDCPRLNVYRSSKNIYAQVIDDTNGVTLAAASSLDKEIKEKVANTGNKEAAKLVGNLIGQKAKEKGIQEIVFDRGGYLYHGRIKELAEGAREAGLQF